A stretch of the Musa acuminata AAA Group cultivar baxijiao chromosome BXJ2-7, Cavendish_Baxijiao_AAA, whole genome shotgun sequence genome encodes the following:
- the LOC135616393 gene encoding alpha-humulene synthase-like: MENVISQPHVPGDEVVIRKSVSYHPTVWGDYFILQAQSSPSTQECDARMQERAAELMEQVRSMFKDTTDILQTMDLVDSIQLLGLSYHFEKEISESLKRVHDADLNCQGLYETALRFRLLRQEGYHVTTDVFNKFKDEEGNLVSTLKDDPKGLLSLYNAAYLRIHEETILDQAISFTRDQLASMLSDLTPPLATQVRLFLEGPLCRRMKRLLARNYISIYQECATRNDALLELAKLDFNLLQCLHRDEIKSISM; encoded by the exons ATGGAGAACGTAATTTCGCAGCCACACGTTCCAGGTGATGAAGTGGTGATTCGCAAGTCTGTAAGCTACCATCCCACCGTTTGGGGTGATTACTTTATCTTACAGGCCCAGTCCTCCCCCAGTACACag GAGTGCGATGCAAGGATGCAAGAGAGAGCAGCAGAACTGATGGAGCAGGTAAGAAGCATGTTCAAGGACACTACCGACATCTTGCAAACTATGGACTTGgtcgattcaatccagcttctCGGATTGAGTTATCACTTTGAGAAAGAAATAAGTGAATCATTAAAACGAGTCCATGATGCCGATTTGAACTGTCAAGGTCTCTACGAGACTGCTCTCCGGTTTCGACTGCTGAGACAAGAAGGGTATCATGTGACCACTG atgtttttaacaagttcaaagatgaGGAAGGAAATTTAGTGTCCACCTTGAAGGATGATCCAAAGGGACTTTTAAGCTTATACAATGCGGCTTATCTACGGATACATGAGGAGACCATACTCGATCAAGCTATTTCTTTTACGAGGGACCAGCTTGCGTCCATGTTAAGTGATCTCACACCACCATTAGCAACGCAAGTGAGACTCTTCCTTGAGGGTCCTCTCTGTAGAAGAATGAAAAGGCTCTTGGCACGAAATTACATCTCCATCTACCAAGAGTGTGCGACACGAAATGATGCCTTACTAGAGCTGGCAAAGCTTGACTTCAATCTACTGCAATGTCTTCATCGCGACGAGATTAAGAGCATCTCCATGTAA